The genomic region ATATATAACACCTGAAGGATTGTCCTATATTGCATCCATACACCCTCAGACAGTGGCTTTTGATTTTCCCCAGGATTATGCAATTAGATTGTTGAAAGAACGTAAGGTAGGCCCTGAAGAACAACCTTCTCATACTATATTGCTTCGAAATAATATTCTCTTGGTAGAGTATCTTACTAATTTTGACAAGATCGGCAGTGACCGTTGTGAATTCATCTGTATGCCATTGCATTTGGAGCATGTGGATGGTTGCCCTGTGCGTGCAGTTGCAAAGGTATAGGTTATGGATGCAAAAAAATATGCTCGTTTGGTTTATGATTTTAAAATTTTTCTCGGTATTCTCGTATTATTGTGGATTATTTTGGAAAATATAGTCATCGTTACCCGATATGTACTTAAGATATCCATTCCTTGGAGCAATGAACTGTTTATTCTCATGTTCGTTTGGTTCGTTTTCATTGGTGCTGCTTTGGAGAGCATTGACGAAAAACATATAGCAATTACATTGCTGCATGATGCACTCAAGACATCCCGATCAATTTATATTTTGAAATTGGTTCAGGATTTTCTGTTTCTTGTATTTATTGCTATTGTCTGTTATGAAAGCTGGAATGTTTGTTTGCTTCAGCATCATTCAGGGCAGATTACGTCTATATTGAAACTGCCTGTTTATATTTCCACGATGTCTCTTTCAGTGGGATCAACAGCTTGGGCAGCCATTCTGATACAGAAGATTCGACTTGATTTCAAAGGAATAAAGGAAGGAGACAATATCCATGAGTAGTTTGTTGATGATTGTTTTCTTTTTGGTTTTATTGCTGTTAGGGGTACCTGTTGTTGCTTCAATGGGTCTTGCTGCAATTGGATATGTGCTCGGTTTTATGAATTTACCCTTGAATATTGTTGCAAATCAGATGATGACCGGAGTTGGATCCGTCCCTCTTATGGCGATACCATTCTTTATCATTTCTGGTGCATTGATGGAATATGGGGGTATTTCGAGAAGAATCATTGGCTTTGCCGAAGCTCTGGTCGGACATTTGCCTGGTGGTATGGGTCTTGTGGTTATCGTTGCCAGCGCATTTTTTGCTGCCATGACTGGTTCTGGAGCCGCCTGTGTGGCTGCAATAGGTGGAATGATGATTCCTGCAATGACCAAGAATGGTTATGATATTGATTTTGCCTGTGCACTTCAAGCTTCAGGAGGTTCTCTTGGACCGATTATCCCGCCAAGTATTCTGATGGTGCTGTATAGTTGCAGTACAGGAAATTCTGTTGGGGATATGCTTCTTGCAGGGCTTTTCCCTGGCCTGTTGATTGCAATTTTGATGATGGTCCTTACGGTGCTGATTTCAAAAAGGGAAGGATATAAAGGCAGCGGTTCTTTCTCGATGAAAAAAGTCTGGCATAGCTTCAAAGAATCCATTTGGGCATTGCTGACACCCGTAATTATTTTGGGTGGTATCTATTCCGGGATATTTACACCGACGGAGGCTGCTGCCGCCAGCTGTCTCTATGCCATTATCATTGGACTATGGGTGTATAAGGAATTAAAGTTCAAGGAGCTTATGCTATGTCTTTATAATTCTCTGAAAAGTGTCGGAATGATTCTTAGCATTGTTGCTGTAACACAATTATTCAGTTGGATTCTCACGCGGCAAGGATTGCCTCAGATGATTGCACAGATGTGTACTCATATTTCCGATGATCCAAAAGTGTTCATGATTTTGGTAGGCATGATATTGCTTGTCGTCGGTTGTTTCCTGGATCCTGTTCCTGCTGTATTGATTTTTGCACCTATCCTTACACCAGCAGCAGGTGCAATGGGTATTGATCCTATACAGTTTGGCGTAGTAATGGTGGTGACATTCTGTATCGGCCTGGTAACACCTCCTGTCGGCATGACACTTTTTGTTGCTTCGGGTATCGGTGAACGTCCTGTGATGTCAATAAGCAAGAAAATCTGGCCTTTTGTCCTCGTAATGTTATTTGCTGTCATATTATTGATTATTTTCCCGCAAATCAGTCTGTGGTTACCACAGATGGCAAAATAAAAAAGGAGGAGTGATAAAAAGTAAATAGTTGGTGATTACCTAGGAGCTGGAGGGCCTATACTGGAAGGTACAGGCAGGAAGGCTGAGATGCAAGTCCGGCATATCTAATGGCACTTGATGTCGCAAAGGAGAATGGAAGGGTTTACATCGAATCACTCAGTGGTCCGCCGCAGCGATGCGGCTGAGGCCGGATAGGAGATTGGAAGGAATCACCGAACGGAAGCCGTCCTGCCCGGAAACTGAAGCGAGGAGGCCTGATATGGCAAACGGCATGGAAGAAGGGACGGAGAGGCTGGACGTAGGCGTGGACCTGCACAAGACGCAGGTGACGGTATGCGTCCTTGCGGACGGAGACGAGGAAAGGCCCGTGGAGGAGAAGGCATACGTCACCAGGGGACATGACGGGCTGGGACAGCTGGCAGCGAGGCTGCATGGCCTGCAGGAGGCATACGGCTGCCCGGTACGGCTTGCCGTGGAGACGACGGGCAACGCCCGGTACTTCAAGAACAGGTTCGAGAAGGAAGGCTTTGCCGTGACGGTGGTGAACACGAACAGGTTCAAGGTCATCAGCGAGAGCACGAGCAAGAACGACAGGAACGACGCGAGGACGCTGGCCTATTACCTGTACAAGGACATGCTCCCGCAGAGCCACCTGTGCGACCAGCAGAGCGAGGAGGCCAGGCGGCTGCTGAAGGCCAGGAGCATCCTGGTGAGCACGCAGGTGAAGGTGAAGAACCAGGTCCACGGGATGATGCTCGGCTACGGGGTCGACACGAGGCACAGCCAGCTGCAGAGCAAGAGGAAGCGGCAGGGACTGCTGAAAGATCTCGAAGACCATGGATTCACGCAGACCGCCGCCGCTTCGCTCAAGCTTCTGTTCGGCATTATAGACGACCTGGCGGAGCAAATCAAGGCAGTGGAGAAGCAGCTGGCCGAGACGGCCGGGGAGAACGAGGACGTGGCGCTGCTCAGGACGGTGCCGGGGATCGGCGCGGTCACGGCGATGACGATCGCGGCCTATGCGGGGGACCTGCAGGGACGGTTCGGGGGAGACTTCAGGAAGTTTGCCTCGTATGCGGGGCTGGTGCCGTCGGTGCACAACTCGAACGACACGGTCCTGCTGGGGAGGATAACGAAGCACGGGCCGCAGATGCTGCGCACGGCGCTGGTGCAGGCGACGATGGGGATGCTGCGGCTGTCCAAGAAGACGGGCAGCTGGCGGCTGATGGTGGCTTACCGAAGGATGAAGGAGACGAAGGGGTCGGGGAAGTCCATCATAGCCACGACGCGTAAGCTGGCGAGGGTCATCTTTGCGATCCTGAACAGCAGGAGGCCGTTCGACGAATCCCTGATGGTAAGGGAAGTCGGGGGGTCACTGAGTGCGGAGGAGGTCATAGGGGCCTAAAGGTAAGGTCTCCTATGAGGAGAAAACAAACGGAGCTTGATAGTTTCCGTAGAAACTATTGACTTTTTATAGGAGCTCTATATGAAAAGAAAAAGTATGATGATGTTGGTATTGCTTTGTGCTTTGCCTATGCTGTTTGCAAATGGAACAGGTGAAGCTGGAAGTAAAAAAGGGATTGAACTTTCTGCTGCAACAGGTGGTATGTCCGCAAATAGCCCGGCTGGAAGAGCCATGGCAAAATTTGCAGATAAGGTACAGGAATATTCACAGGGATCTGTGGATATAAAGGTTTTCTATGATACGACCTTAGGTAATGCCTCTTCGATGATCAACGGATTCCAACAGGGTACTGTTGATATCGGAGTATGCGGTGATTCCTACTATTCAGGTCTGGTTCCTGAAATTCAAGCTTTTGAGTTGCCATATGTCTTTGACTCACTTAAGGATGCCCGTACTGCTGTAGCAGGTAAAGCTGGTGATTATATCAAAGATAAGTTGCAACAGAAAGGAATACATCCCTTGACTTTTTGGGAGATTGGTTTCAGGGAGTTGACAAATAACAAGCGTCCGGTGACTGTGCCAGCTGATCTCAAAGGAATCAAATTACGCTGTTTGCCTGCAAGTTTTCAAGTCAAAGCCTGGGAAGCCGCAGGAGCCATTCCCGTGCCGATGGATGTTTCAGAGCTTTATTCATCTCTGCAGCAAGGAGTAGTCGATGGGCAGGAAAATCCTTTAAGCGAGATATATAACCAGCGATTTTATGAAGTGCAGAAGTATTTGTCTTTGACTGATCATGTGTACACGCCGATGCTTTTCAGTATCAGTAACATTGCATGGAATAAGCTTGATGCTTCCCAACAGGATGCACTTGTCAAAGCTGCAAAAGATGCGCAGAGCGAAGTGTATAGGATCAATGACGAGGAATCAACGATATTGCTGAAAAAGATTGAAGATGCAGGGGTGAAGGTCGAACAACATCCTGATAAAGCAGCTTTCAAGGTTGCCATGGCTCAATCCTTGGTATTATTTAAAAATGAATATGGTGATACAATGTTTACCCTAATGGGAAAATAACCGATATTGTTTCATAGAAGGCATGGAAAATGGTTTCCCATGCCTTTTTTTTACAAAAAACTAAGCAGAAATTTTGGAATATGCAGGATTTTGTGAAAGGTTTTTTTCGGTTATGTTTTTGTCATCGAATCAGGATCGGTATTCTTGATTCCGACATTTCGAAAAGTAACCGCTATCCTTTAGCCATTGCAATATACCGGGAGTATCGTTCCGGTAAGCCTGATATGAGCTTTCCTGGCAGACGGCGAGCCATGCCAGTTACTTTTTCAGCATACGGGATCCGATGAAAAAGTCTGTCGTTTGGTTAAGTTCACTGATTTGCTGCAAAAACAGATTTAGAAATCATACTACATTTGGACAGCGGAGCTAGATATGTTTTTTGTTGCTGA from Spirochaetia bacterium harbors:
- a CDS encoding TRAP transporter small permease subunit, which gives rise to MDAKKYARLVYDFKIFLGILVLLWIILENIVIVTRYVLKISIPWSNELFILMFVWFVFIGAALESIDEKHIAITLLHDALKTSRSIYILKLVQDFLFLVFIAIVCYESWNVCLLQHHSGQITSILKLPVYISTMSLSVGSTAWAAILIQKIRLDFKGIKEGDNIHE
- a CDS encoding TRAP transporter large permease yields the protein MSSLLMIVFFLVLLLLGVPVVASMGLAAIGYVLGFMNLPLNIVANQMMTGVGSVPLMAIPFFIISGALMEYGGISRRIIGFAEALVGHLPGGMGLVVIVASAFFAAMTGSGAACVAAIGGMMIPAMTKNGYDIDFACALQASGGSLGPIIPPSILMVLYSCSTGNSVGDMLLAGLFPGLLIAILMMVLTVLISKREGYKGSGSFSMKKVWHSFKESIWALLTPVIILGGIYSGIFTPTEAAAASCLYAIIIGLWVYKELKFKELMLCLYNSLKSVGMILSIVAVTQLFSWILTRQGLPQMIAQMCTHISDDPKVFMILVGMILLVVGCFLDPVPAVLIFAPILTPAAGAMGIDPIQFGVVMVVTFCIGLVTPPVGMTLFVASGIGERPVMSISKKIWPFVLVMLFAVILLIIFPQISLWLPQMAK
- a CDS encoding IS110 family transposase; the encoded protein is MANGMEEGTERLDVGVDLHKTQVTVCVLADGDEERPVEEKAYVTRGHDGLGQLAARLHGLQEAYGCPVRLAVETTGNARYFKNRFEKEGFAVTVVNTNRFKVISESTSKNDRNDARTLAYYLYKDMLPQSHLCDQQSEEARRLLKARSILVSTQVKVKNQVHGMMLGYGVDTRHSQLQSKRKRQGLLKDLEDHGFTQTAAASLKLLFGIIDDLAEQIKAVEKQLAETAGENEDVALLRTVPGIGAVTAMTIAAYAGDLQGRFGGDFRKFASYAGLVPSVHNSNDTVLLGRITKHGPQMLRTALVQATMGMLRLSKKTGSWRLMVAYRRMKETKGSGKSIIATTRKLARVIFAILNSRRPFDESLMVREVGGSLSAEEVIGA
- a CDS encoding DctP family TRAP transporter solute-binding subunit, with the protein product MKRKSMMMLVLLCALPMLFANGTGEAGSKKGIELSAATGGMSANSPAGRAMAKFADKVQEYSQGSVDIKVFYDTTLGNASSMINGFQQGTVDIGVCGDSYYSGLVPEIQAFELPYVFDSLKDARTAVAGKAGDYIKDKLQQKGIHPLTFWEIGFRELTNNKRPVTVPADLKGIKLRCLPASFQVKAWEAAGAIPVPMDVSELYSSLQQGVVDGQENPLSEIYNQRFYEVQKYLSLTDHVYTPMLFSISNIAWNKLDASQQDALVKAAKDAQSEVYRINDEESTILLKKIEDAGVKVEQHPDKAAFKVAMAQSLVLFKNEYGDTMFTLMGK